One genomic segment of Mycolicibacterium neworleansense includes these proteins:
- a CDS encoding alpha/beta hydrolase family protein: MRKFVAVLVSALLVAGCGSEKAADEAQQPSWTDTDVTFDADGLTIHGTYRHQEGAGPAALLISESGPTDRNGDNKVVGPVGNMRQLAETLSNKGVASLRYDKIGTGATKLGPYEKKPAEVVSGVYTGGAAAALRFLAGRPDTDAAKLSIYAVGEGAIHAMTLASAGDPKVHSLALFQPLSGRYLDIITNRVRSGATPEVLTAWLGAVEEIRTKGTVPANLPEGLSAIVNKDNLNAIVAADKIDPLELAAALPDGMPVLLTCSDSDSQASCEVERPLIDALKHTALTLVELKGVNHVLRDDPTDSIANYGKPGPLSPQVVNAVEGFAGK, from the coding sequence GTGAGAAAGTTTGTCGCCGTCCTGGTTTCGGCGCTTCTGGTGGCCGGCTGCGGCTCGGAGAAGGCCGCGGACGAGGCGCAGCAGCCGTCGTGGACCGACACCGATGTCACGTTCGACGCCGACGGCCTCACCATCCACGGGACCTACCGGCATCAGGAGGGCGCCGGTCCGGCGGCACTGCTGATCTCCGAGAGCGGCCCCACCGACCGCAACGGCGACAACAAGGTCGTCGGCCCGGTCGGCAACATGCGCCAACTCGCGGAAACGTTGTCGAACAAGGGCGTTGCCAGCCTGCGCTACGACAAGATCGGCACCGGCGCCACCAAGCTCGGCCCCTACGAGAAGAAACCCGCCGAGGTGGTCAGCGGCGTCTACACCGGCGGGGCAGCCGCCGCGCTGCGGTTCCTGGCCGGCCGGCCTGACACCGACGCGGCCAAACTGTCGATCTACGCGGTCGGTGAGGGCGCCATCCACGCCATGACCCTGGCCAGTGCCGGCGATCCGAAGGTGCACTCGCTGGCCTTGTTTCAACCGTTGTCCGGCCGCTACCTGGACATCATCACCAACCGGGTGCGCTCCGGGGCCACCCCCGAGGTGCTGACCGCCTGGCTCGGCGCGGTCGAGGAGATCCGCACCAAGGGGACCGTGCCCGCCAACCTGCCTGAAGGCCTGAGCGCGATCGTCAACAAAGACAACCTCAACGCCATCGTCGCGGCCGACAAGATCGACCCGCTCGAGCTGGCCGCGGCGCTGCCCGACGGCATGCCGGTGTTGCTCACCTGCTCGGACTCCGACTCCCAGGCCAGCTGCGAGGTCGAGCGTCCGCTGATCGACGCGCTCAAGCACACCGCACTGACCCTCGTCGAGCTCAAGGGCGTCAACCATGTACTGCGCGACGATCCGACCGACAGCATCGCCAACTACGGCAAGCCCGGACCGTTGTCTCCGCAGGTGGTGAACGCGGTGGAAGGCTTCGCCGGAAAGTGA
- a CDS encoding O-methyltransferase translates to MFNEVLRTEDEALIAARRSAQDADMPAIEVSAQHGKLLSLLARISGARRVLEIGTLAGYSTINLARGVGPDGSVVTLEYEPRHAEVARANLTRAGVAERVEVIVGSALDTLPRLAERGDVFDLVFIDADKENNVRYVEWAIELGRPGSIIVVDNVTRFGRVLAPAADDAQARGVRDMLEMMGGHPRLDTAAIQTVGTKGWDGFAVALVG, encoded by the coding sequence ATGTTCAACGAGGTGCTGCGTACCGAGGACGAGGCGCTGATCGCGGCGCGTCGATCCGCGCAGGACGCCGACATGCCGGCCATCGAGGTGTCGGCCCAGCACGGCAAGCTGCTGTCGCTGCTCGCCAGGATCTCGGGGGCGCGCCGGGTGCTGGAGATCGGCACGCTGGCCGGATACAGCACCATCAACCTGGCTCGCGGTGTGGGCCCCGACGGCAGCGTCGTCACGCTCGAGTACGAGCCGCGTCATGCCGAGGTGGCGCGGGCGAACCTGACCCGCGCCGGTGTCGCCGAGCGGGTCGAGGTGATCGTCGGCTCCGCCCTCGACACGCTGCCGCGGTTGGCCGAGCGCGGTGACGTGTTCGACCTGGTGTTCATCGATGCCGACAAGGAGAACAACGTCCGCTACGTCGAGTGGGCGATCGAGCTGGGCCGGCCGGGCTCGATCATCGTGGTGGACAACGTCACCCGCTTCGGGCGGGTGCTCGCACCGGCGGCCGACGACGCACAGGCGCGAGGAGTACGCGACATGCTGGAGATGATGGGCGGCCATCCGCGACTCGACACGGCGGCCATCCAAACCGTGGGCACCAAGGGCTGGGACGGCTTCGCCGTCGCGCTGGTTGGGTAA
- a CDS encoding DUF2786 domain-containing protein produces MTDDKMLARIAALLRQAEGTDNLHEAEAFMAAAQRLATATSIDLALARAHSAERTKAQMPVQRTITIGQAGARGLRTYVQLFVVIGQANDVKCDVASNSTFVYAYGFPEDIDTTHALYTSLLLQMVKASEGYIASGAHRPTPTITARLNFQLAFGARIGQRLTQAREEAQREADAADRPGTAIALRDKDIELRSFYRQASQARGTWRATSSSAGYSSAARRAGDRAGRNARLGPQQEISGARGALEQ; encoded by the coding sequence ATGACCGACGACAAGATGCTGGCGCGGATCGCGGCACTGCTACGTCAGGCTGAGGGCACCGACAACCTGCACGAGGCCGAGGCGTTCATGGCCGCGGCCCAGCGCCTGGCCACCGCCACCTCGATCGACCTGGCGCTGGCCCGCGCCCACTCGGCCGAGCGGACCAAGGCGCAGATGCCGGTGCAACGCACCATCACCATCGGCCAGGCCGGGGCCAGGGGGCTGCGCACCTATGTGCAGCTGTTCGTGGTGATCGGGCAGGCCAACGATGTGAAATGTGATGTGGCGTCCAACTCGACGTTCGTCTACGCCTACGGGTTCCCCGAGGACATCGACACCACCCACGCGCTCTACACCAGCCTGCTGCTGCAGATGGTCAAGGCGTCGGAGGGCTACATCGCCTCGGGCGCCCACCGGCCGACGCCGACGATCACTGCCCGGCTCAACTTCCAGCTGGCCTTCGGTGCCCGCATCGGCCAGCGCCTGACCCAGGCCCGGGAAGAGGCGCAACGCGAGGCCGACGCGGCAGATCGGCCGGGAACAGCTATCGCATTGCGGGACAAGGATATCGAACTTCGCAGCTTCTACCGGCAGGCCTCGCAGGCCCGTGGGACATGGCGGGCGACGAGCTCCTCGGCCGGGTACTCGTCGGCCGCCCGCCGGGCGGGGGACCGGGCCGGCCGCAACGCCAGGCTCGGGCCGCAGCAGGAGATCTCCGGCGCGCGCGGCGCCCTGGAGCAGTGA
- a CDS encoding alpha/beta hydrolase, translating to MTSTRSEQTFEGVGGVRIVYDVWTPDIAPRGVVVLSHGLGEHAGRYHHVAQRFGKAGLVVYALDHRGHGRSGGKRVYLRDMSEYVGDFHTLVGIAATEYPALPRLVLGHSMGGGIVFTYGVEYPDEYTAMVLSGPAVAAQAAVSPVLAAVAKVLGKIAPGLPVENLDANAVSRDPEVVAAYNADPLVWHGKVPAGIARALIIVGETMPQRASALTAPLLVVHGEKDRLVAADGSRHLVECVGSQDVHLKVYPGLFHEVFNEPEKELVLDDVTAWIETHL from the coding sequence GTGACCAGCACGCGCAGTGAACAGACCTTCGAGGGCGTCGGAGGGGTCCGCATCGTCTACGACGTGTGGACTCCGGACATCGCGCCCCGAGGCGTCGTCGTCCTCTCCCACGGTCTCGGTGAGCACGCCGGCCGCTACCACCACGTCGCGCAGCGGTTCGGGAAGGCGGGGCTGGTCGTCTACGCCCTGGACCATCGCGGTCACGGCCGCTCCGGCGGCAAGCGGGTGTACCTGCGCGACATGTCCGAGTACGTCGGCGACTTCCACACCCTGGTCGGCATCGCCGCCACCGAGTATCCGGCGCTCCCGCGACTCGTACTGGGTCACAGCATGGGCGGCGGCATCGTGTTCACCTACGGCGTCGAATACCCCGACGAATACACCGCGATGGTGCTGTCCGGGCCCGCGGTGGCCGCGCAGGCGGCGGTCTCACCGGTGCTGGCGGCCGTGGCCAAGGTGCTCGGCAAGATCGCCCCCGGGCTGCCGGTGGAGAACCTCGACGCCAATGCGGTGTCGCGCGACCCCGAGGTGGTGGCGGCCTACAACGCCGACCCGCTGGTATGGCACGGCAAGGTCCCCGCGGGCATCGCCCGGGCGCTGATCATCGTGGGTGAGACGATGCCGCAGCGGGCCTCGGCCCTGACCGCGCCGCTGCTGGTGGTGCACGGTGAGAAGGACCGCCTGGTGGCCGCCGACGGCAGTCGCCACCTCGTCGAATGCGTGGGGTCGCAGGACGTGCACCTCAAGGTGTATCCGGGCCTGTTCCACGAGGTGTTCAACGAGCCCGAGAAGGAGCTGGTCCTCGACGACGTGACGGCCTGGATCGAGACGCACCTGTGA
- a CDS encoding TIGR04338 family metallohydrolase gives MSARDTQRARVYAAEQFVRTMFDRAAQHSSRAIDFFGTSLTLPPEAKFGSVESVQRYVDDVIGRVGGQPVAVRARRGVTAAHYELVDGNAVIAVPERDTWALRELVVLHELAHHLSLADPPHGPAFVAAYCELCATVMGPEVGLVLRMVYGKEGVH, from the coding sequence GTGAGCGCGCGGGACACCCAGCGCGCCAGGGTGTACGCCGCCGAACAATTCGTGCGCACCATGTTCGACCGTGCCGCCCAACACAGTTCGCGCGCCATCGACTTCTTCGGCACGTCGCTCACCTTGCCTCCGGAGGCGAAGTTCGGATCCGTCGAATCGGTGCAGCGGTACGTCGACGACGTGATCGGCCGCGTCGGCGGGCAACCGGTCGCGGTACGGGCCCGGCGGGGCGTCACCGCCGCGCACTACGAGCTGGTCGACGGCAACGCCGTCATCGCCGTCCCCGAGCGGGACACCTGGGCATTGCGCGAGTTGGTGGTTTTACACGAACTGGCCCACCACCTCAGCCTGGCCGACCCGCCGCACGGGCCGGCCTTCGTCGCCGCCTACTGCGAACTGTGCGCAACCGTCATGGGGCCGGAAGTAGGGCTGGTGCTGCGGATGGTCTACGGAAAAGAAGGTGTGCACTGA
- a CDS encoding sigma-70 family RNA polymerase sigma factor, with the protein MSGVLRKLANVTVLAHRLDDDSPADAFLADAQRYRRELLAHCYRMTGSLHDAEDLVQETYLRAWKSYGGFEGKSSVRTWLYRIATNTCLTALEGRQRRPLPSGLGNPSSSPTDEISEHHEIPWLQPLPDSTDDPADPSTIVGTRDSVRLAFVAALQHLSARQRAVLVMREVLQWKAAEVGEAIGASTAAVNSLLQRARAQLDAVGPSQDDEIDAPDSPHAQNLLRNYMAAFEAYDIDKLVELFTAEAIWEMPPFDSWYRGPEAIGDLSRYKCPAEEPGDMRFIATSANGQPAAAMYMLNRETGRHDAFQLHVLEVRPEGISHVVAFMELSLFEKFGLPASL; encoded by the coding sequence TTGTCGGGGGTGCTGCGTAAGCTCGCGAATGTGACGGTCCTCGCTCACCGCCTAGATGACGACAGCCCGGCCGATGCCTTCCTGGCCGACGCCCAGCGCTACCGCCGTGAGCTGCTGGCGCACTGCTACCGGATGACCGGTTCGCTGCACGATGCCGAGGATCTGGTGCAGGAGACCTACCTGCGCGCCTGGAAGTCCTACGGCGGTTTCGAGGGCAAATCCTCGGTCCGGACCTGGCTGTACCGCATCGCGACCAACACGTGCCTGACGGCACTGGAGGGCCGGCAACGCCGCCCGCTGCCGTCGGGTCTGGGCAACCCGAGCTCGTCGCCCACCGACGAGATCTCCGAACACCACGAGATCCCGTGGCTGCAGCCACTGCCGGATTCCACCGACGACCCGGCGGATCCCAGCACGATCGTGGGGACCCGGGATTCGGTGCGGCTCGCTTTCGTCGCGGCGCTGCAGCATCTGTCCGCCCGGCAACGCGCGGTGCTGGTGATGCGTGAGGTACTGCAGTGGAAAGCCGCCGAGGTGGGTGAGGCGATCGGGGCGTCGACAGCCGCCGTCAACAGCCTCCTGCAGCGCGCCCGTGCCCAGCTCGACGCGGTGGGCCCCAGCCAGGACGACGAGATCGACGCGCCGGACTCCCCGCACGCCCAGAACCTGCTGCGCAACTACATGGCCGCGTTCGAGGCCTATGACATCGACAAGCTGGTCGAGTTGTTCACCGCCGAGGCGATCTGGGAGATGCCACCGTTCGACAGCTGGTACCGGGGGCCGGAGGCCATCGGCGACCTGTCCCGGTACAAGTGCCCGGCCGAAGAGCCCGGGGACATGCGGTTCATCGCCACGAGCGCCAACGGCCAGCCCGCCGCGGCGATGTACATGCTGAACCGCGAGACCGGCCGGCACGATGCGTTTCAGCTGCACGTCCTCGAGGTGCGCCCCGAGGGCATCTCGCACGTGGTGGCGTTCATGGAGCTGTCGTTGTTCGAGAAGTTCGGACTGCCGGCCTCACTCTGA